Proteins encoded in a region of the Mucilaginibacter sabulilitoris genome:
- a CDS encoding aminotransferase class I/II-fold pyridoxal phosphate-dependent enzyme yields the protein MKTNINFQKASFKDFENIPDLNAFERAQVFHEFTNYMEENGQMNFRFMTSKNGCGPEMWVTSPFNKIPKKCVSLVSNDYLNFTQHPAVKLAAIQGIEKYGTGAGASPLIGGHHDYHEMLQTKIASFFGRTPDSALVFTTGYTANSAALLAILKKEDVAILDMAVHASVYEGCKETNLKMFLHNDLDSLERILKESQDKFRTKLVVIDGVYSQDGDIAKMKEILELTKKYGGFLMVDDAHGIGVIGENGRGAIELFNLLDKVDIISGTLSKAFGHIGGFVVSNREMINFLKFQSRQQVFSSTSTPAAAGLLKAIDLIDEEPEWRTKLSENIRYFKKGLTDLGLNIGNTESAIIPVKIGDAHKTGDAGRLLLEAGIYANTIVYPGVARKNARIRTSLMATHTREHLDKALNAFEYVNQKLHISSI from the coding sequence ATGAAAACAAACATTAATTTCCAAAAAGCAAGCTTTAAAGACTTTGAAAACATACCCGACTTAAATGCATTCGAACGGGCCCAGGTATTCCATGAATTCACTAATTACATGGAGGAAAACGGACAAATGAATTTCCGATTCATGACCAGCAAAAACGGTTGCGGCCCGGAAATGTGGGTTACCTCCCCATTTAATAAGATTCCCAAAAAATGTGTAAGCCTGGTATCCAATGACTATCTGAACTTTACCCAACACCCAGCCGTAAAGTTAGCAGCAATTCAGGGGATCGAAAAATATGGAACTGGTGCCGGTGCATCCCCTCTGATTGGCGGGCATCACGATTACCATGAAATGCTGCAAACAAAAATTGCCTCTTTTTTTGGCAGAACGCCAGATTCGGCATTGGTATTCACAACCGGATACACAGCGAATAGCGCTGCGTTATTGGCAATTCTCAAAAAAGAGGATGTGGCAATTTTAGATATGGCAGTCCATGCAAGTGTTTATGAAGGATGTAAAGAAACCAATCTGAAAATGTTCCTTCACAACGATCTTGATTCGCTTGAACGAATCTTGAAAGAGTCTCAAGATAAATTCCGCACTAAGCTGGTGGTAATAGACGGCGTTTATTCTCAGGACGGCGATATCGCTAAAATGAAGGAAATACTCGAATTGACAAAGAAATACGGTGGATTCCTAATGGTTGATGATGCTCACGGGATAGGTGTCATTGGTGAAAATGGCCGGGGGGCAATTGAACTATTTAATTTACTGGATAAAGTGGACATTATATCAGGGACTTTAAGCAAGGCATTTGGGCATATTGGAGGTTTTGTTGTGTCAAATCGTGAGATGATAAACTTTTTAAAATTTCAATCAAGGCAGCAGGTATTTTCATCTACATCGACTCCCGCAGCAGCAGGTCTGCTAAAGGCCATTGATCTCATTGACGAAGAACCTGAATGGAGAACGAAGCTTTCCGAAAATATAAGGTATTTTAAAAAGGGACTTACAGATTTGGGGTTGAACATTGGTAACACCGAATCGGCAATAATCCCCGTAAAAATTGGTGATGCTCATAAAACAGGTGATGCAGGTCGACTACTACTGGAAGCAGGCATATATGCTAACACCATTGTTTATCCTGGCGTAGCAAGAAAAAATGCCCGAATAAGAACAAGCTTGATGGCAACACACACTCGTGAACATTTAGATAAAGCTCTTAATGCGTTTGAATATGTTAATCAAAAGTTGCATATTTCCAGTATTTAA
- a CDS encoding plasmid mobilization protein → MNGRGRTKGRRQMLAGKRIKKIDTRFTEDEYQIICELEKTLGLTKTELVRQRLLSNAGLLVVNAKELIVLLDQVGSEMGRCGNNINQLAKYANILKKRGMLSPVVIERFNVLFEQYLKNQQALNTSLRKVFRITGA, encoded by the coding sequence ATGAATGGCAGAGGCAGGACAAAGGGCAGGCGGCAAATGCTGGCCGGTAAAAGGATCAAAAAGATTGATACCCGCTTTACCGAAGATGAATATCAGATCATTTGCGAACTGGAGAAAACACTGGGCCTGACGAAAACAGAGCTCGTCAGGCAGCGGCTGTTAAGTAATGCCGGTTTACTAGTCGTAAATGCAAAAGAACTGATCGTATTACTGGATCAGGTGGGCTCCGAGATGGGACGCTGCGGCAATAACATTAACCAGTTGGCAAAATATGCGAACATTCTTAAAAAGCGTGGGATGTTATCGCCGGTCGTGATTGAGAGGTTCAATGTTTTATTTGAGCAATACCTCAAAAATCAGCAGGCGTTGAATACCAGCCTGCGTAAAGTCTTTCGGATAACCGGCGCTTAG
- a CDS encoding helix-turn-helix domain-containing protein: protein MEQEIQEKKPHIGRKIRGVRELRGLTQEYVANSLKITKQAVSKIEQSESVDDSRVEEIANVLGVTTAGLKNFNDDSILYSINFHDSSTAGNAWINPRDCTQINNPIEKVIELYESLLRSERDKVEILLNKSKG from the coding sequence ATGGAACAAGAAATTCAAGAAAAGAAACCACACATTGGAAGAAAAATTCGCGGGGTACGGGAACTACGTGGTCTTACTCAAGAATATGTTGCGAATTCTTTGAAGATAACAAAGCAAGCTGTTTCCAAAATTGAACAAAGTGAGTCGGTAGATGATAGTCGCGTTGAGGAAATAGCTAACGTTTTGGGCGTTACCACGGCCGGTTTAAAAAACTTTAATGATGACTCAATCCTCTATAGCATCAATTTTCACGATAGCAGTACTGCAGGTAATGCCTGGATAAATCCTCGAGATTGCACCCAAATTAACAATCCGATTGAAAAGGTAATAGAACTCTATGAAAGCTTACTTAGAAGTGAGCGTGATAAGGTTGAAATACTTCTTAATAAAAGCAAAGGATAA
- a CDS encoding helix-turn-helix domain-containing protein yields the protein MSTVKNDMSTFGKRLRECREAKKLSQQDLAKLMKTVHTVIGKYELDKMKPSIEVASRLAKVLDTTVAHLIGEVDTTNVLKDPAMLKRLNDLNELSDPDKDGILYALDGLLRDAKARKAYGR from the coding sequence TTGAGTACTGTTAAGAACGATATGAGCACATTTGGCAAACGATTAAGAGAATGCAGGGAAGCAAAAAAGCTTTCTCAGCAAGACTTGGCTAAGCTCATGAAGACCGTACATACCGTTATCGGCAAGTATGAACTCGATAAGATGAAGCCATCAATTGAAGTAGCAAGCAGATTGGCTAAAGTGCTTGACACAACCGTCGCCCACCTTATCGGAGAAGTTGATACTACCAACGTACTGAAAGACCCTGCGATGCTGAAACGATTAAATGATCTAAACGAACTTTCCGACCCGGATAAGGACGGTATTTTATATGCGCTCGATGGGCTGTTACGTGATGCAAAAGCTCGTAAAGCTTACGGTCGTTAA
- a CDS encoding tyrosine-type recombinase/integrase yields the protein MRGTLYNPLYIRLQAGFTQWLRILNFEPSSPRDMPKILTEFLIWLQENNCHRPHDIQQEHLKRYMEHLHERPSKTAAGAISLNYIRKHLQVIRKFSRYLTESGQESFTVKLRIKGKSSNVKCVLSLAEISSLYEATKDDTLGMRDKAILALYYGCGLRKNEGMNVNVKDILLDKELVYVRKGKGYKERYVPLAGAAKADLENYMLYGRPLLALDKKENALLLNVNGTRLSGHMAYERLQKLKAIARIKKPAGLHTLRHSIASHLLHSGMALEQIQRFLGHSSMETTQIYTHLKHDQI from the coding sequence ATGCGAGGGACACTATATAATCCGCTCTATATCCGCCTGCAGGCAGGCTTTACCCAATGGCTGCGCATCCTCAACTTTGAACCGAGCAGCCCGCGCGATATGCCTAAAATCTTGACCGAGTTCCTGATCTGGCTGCAAGAAAATAACTGCCACCGCCCTCATGATATACAGCAGGAGCACTTAAAAAGATACATGGAACACCTGCACGAGCGGCCAAGCAAAACGGCAGCCGGAGCGATCAGCCTGAACTATATCCGCAAGCACTTGCAGGTGATCCGCAAGTTCAGCCGCTACCTTACAGAAAGCGGGCAGGAAAGCTTTACGGTAAAGCTGCGCATCAAAGGTAAAAGCTCCAACGTGAAATGCGTTCTTAGCCTGGCAGAGATCAGCAGTTTATACGAAGCCACAAAAGATGATACGCTGGGTATGCGGGATAAGGCTATACTTGCCTTGTATTACGGCTGTGGCCTGCGTAAAAACGAGGGTATGAATGTCAATGTTAAAGATATCCTGTTAGATAAGGAACTGGTATATGTGCGCAAAGGCAAGGGCTATAAAGAGCGGTATGTCCCACTGGCAGGAGCTGCTAAAGCCGATCTGGAAAACTATATGCTGTATGGCCGACCGCTATTGGCGCTTGATAAAAAAGAGAATGCCTTGTTATTGAACGTTAACGGCACGCGGTTAAGCGGGCACATGGCTTACGAACGGCTGCAAAAGCTAAAGGCGATAGCCAGGATAAAGAAACCCGCAGGGCTGCATACGCTGCGCCACAGCATTGCCAGCCACCTGCTGCATTCCGGTATGGCCTTAGAACAGATCCAGCGCTTTTTAGGGCACAGCAGCATGGAAACCACGCAGATCTATACCCACCTTAAACATGATCAAATATAA
- a CDS encoding TetR/AcrR family transcriptional regulator: MAKKTYNGAKNSKERSMQKLIEAVGCIIRTKGYTGLNALNIAKVAGLNRSLINLYFGSLDNLVEAYVRKKDYWVEASGNAGELMAENKTQDTRKILETLLINQLDYFSKEDEMQKIVLWQISERSKIMFEIAEEREKLGEAFFDMADPYFANTDVDLRAVAGLLVGGIYYMVLHAKSNDSLFCQIDVNSEDGLNRMKKAISEILTDTYQRAEKSKQHS; this comes from the coding sequence ATGGCAAAGAAAACCTACAATGGGGCAAAGAACAGTAAAGAACGTTCCATGCAAAAGCTGATTGAAGCAGTTGGCTGTATCATAAGAACGAAAGGTTATACAGGCTTAAATGCCTTAAATATTGCAAAGGTTGCTGGACTCAACAGGTCATTGATTAATCTGTATTTCGGAAGTTTGGATAACCTGGTAGAAGCTTATGTGCGTAAAAAAGATTATTGGGTTGAGGCCTCCGGAAATGCTGGTGAATTAATGGCAGAAAATAAAACCCAGGACACGCGAAAAATATTGGAAACCCTCCTCATTAATCAGCTTGACTATTTTTCAAAAGAGGATGAAATGCAAAAAATCGTACTTTGGCAAATAAGTGAGCGAAGCAAAATAATGTTTGAAATTGCCGAAGAACGTGAAAAATTAGGTGAGGCGTTTTTTGATATGGCCGATCCGTACTTTGCAAATACAGACGTTGATTTACGGGCGGTCGCTGGTTTGTTGGTGGGTGGCATTTATTATATGGTTTTACATGCCAAATCAAATGACAGCCTTTTTTGCCAAATTGATGTTAATTCTGAGGATGGATTAAATAGGATGAAAAAAGCAATTAGCGAAATCTTAACTGATACATACCAAAGGGCAGAAAAATCAAAACAACATTCTTAA
- a CDS encoding toprim domain-containing protein, translating into MENQHLTAREIKENYSLIDLLTHLGYEPVKRVRNEQLYLSMLRDSDTVPSFSVNDKQGTWFDFGEGKGGNIIDFALQYWKGASFPEVLEKIVQTCGGLIPASGTARNYKRQPLAEKEPHYKILDIKELGNNAAILQYLKSRGISSVAEGRLKEIYYYVEDDAEKRSKFFAAGWQNEQGAWEIRNVNFKGCLGHKAISFIPNSEKRLAVFEGFFNYLSWLTENKFAPDTVLVLNSLSLLQAGIEKAQNFREVNLYFDNDPSGRNATSQFTAEIPWASDRSDIYANYNDYNDLIVAEQTNYQLNR; encoded by the coding sequence ATGGAAAATCAACACCTGACGGCCAGAGAGATCAAAGAAAATTATTCCCTTATTGACCTGTTAACGCACCTGGGATATGAGCCGGTCAAGCGTGTACGCAATGAACAGCTCTATTTAAGTATGCTGCGCGATTCGGATACTGTACCCTCCTTCTCCGTGAATGACAAACAGGGCACCTGGTTCGATTTCGGCGAAGGAAAAGGCGGCAACATTATAGATTTTGCCTTGCAATATTGGAAAGGCGCGTCTTTTCCCGAAGTATTGGAAAAAATAGTTCAGACCTGCGGCGGTCTGATCCCGGCTTCAGGCACTGCACGAAATTATAAAAGGCAACCTTTGGCTGAAAAGGAACCCCATTACAAAATACTCGACATCAAGGAGCTTGGCAACAATGCCGCCATCCTGCAATATTTAAAAAGCCGGGGCATCAGTAGTGTCGCAGAAGGCCGCCTCAAGGAAATTTACTATTATGTAGAAGATGACGCCGAAAAGCGGAGCAAGTTCTTCGCGGCTGGCTGGCAAAACGAACAGGGAGCCTGGGAGATCCGCAATGTGAATTTCAAAGGATGCCTTGGGCACAAAGCGATCAGCTTTATTCCCAATTCTGAAAAGCGGCTGGCCGTATTTGAAGGATTTTTCAACTATTTAAGCTGGCTCACAGAGAACAAGTTCGCACCGGACACTGTGCTCGTACTGAATTCGCTCTCCCTTCTTCAGGCAGGCATCGAAAAAGCGCAGAACTTCAGGGAAGTCAATTTATATTTCGACAACGATCCCTCGGGGCGTAATGCCACATCTCAATTTACCGCTGAAATTCCCTGGGCCTCCGACCGTAGCGACATCTATGCAAATTATAATGACTACAACGACCTGATCGTAGCAGAACAAACCAATTATCAGCTCAACCGCTGA
- a CDS encoding helix-turn-helix domain-containing protein translates to MEDQTFAKKPLSMGQKVERIRVFRGIKQEFLANKLGISQPQVSKIEQQDEIEDSLLNQIAEILGVTPETIKNFDEENLTYHINNQYNFYNTEIKDNATNNFVFNPIEKIAELYERLLNSEREKNELLKNQR, encoded by the coding sequence ATGGAAGATCAAACATTTGCGAAAAAGCCCTTATCGATGGGACAGAAAGTTGAACGTATCCGTGTTTTCAGAGGAATCAAACAAGAGTTCCTTGCTAATAAGTTGGGTATATCGCAACCACAGGTTTCTAAGATTGAGCAACAGGATGAAATTGAAGACAGTCTTCTAAATCAAATTGCAGAAATTTTAGGCGTTACGCCGGAAACTATTAAAAATTTTGACGAGGAAAATTTAACCTATCATATTAATAATCAATACAATTTCTATAACACAGAGATTAAGGATAATGCAACCAATAATTTTGTTTTTAATCCTATTGAAAAAATAGCCGAACTCTATGAAAGGTTGTTAAACAGTGAAAGGGAGAAAAACGAACTTTTAAAAAATCAAAGATAA
- a CDS encoding tyrosine-type recombinase/integrase produces MIKYKFAPAVQAALNSYQTYLQQEQYAKNYIRQNSNYAGIFLEWVEEASLAVTQVSHADVLEFADQLKQNGYSIRLINRVMLAIRYYFTWLAQAGQAAHNPAAGIILKGTIRHVPHDLLTKPELDALYESYAITDERTHRNKVMIGLMVYQALTRDELQTLRAEHLKLREGKIHVPQTGRLNSRLLSLEPHQILDLQEYLLVIRPNILAERMAERPGRKPDSYKAAEDIHRLFISMNSLDDIKNSLLHLNYALRKINPKYKHGMQVRQSVITEWLKEKNLRTVQYMAGHRYISSTERYKTNNLEDLKDALKKFHPLKLS; encoded by the coding sequence ATGATCAAATATAAGTTTGCCCCAGCTGTACAGGCGGCATTAAATAGTTACCAAACCTATTTACAGCAGGAGCAATACGCCAAAAACTATATCCGGCAAAACAGCAACTATGCGGGCATCTTCCTGGAATGGGTGGAAGAAGCAAGCCTGGCAGTTACGCAGGTAAGCCATGCCGATGTATTGGAGTTTGCAGATCAACTTAAACAGAACGGCTATAGCATACGGCTCATCAACCGGGTGATGCTGGCGATCAGGTATTACTTCACATGGCTTGCGCAGGCCGGACAAGCTGCGCATAACCCGGCGGCGGGTATTATCCTGAAAGGTACGATCCGGCATGTTCCCCATGACCTGCTAACCAAACCCGAACTGGATGCGCTTTATGAAAGCTATGCCATAACCGATGAACGTACTCACCGCAATAAAGTGATGATCGGCCTAATGGTCTACCAGGCATTGACCAGGGACGAACTGCAAACCCTGCGGGCCGAACACCTGAAGCTTCGGGAAGGCAAAATACACGTTCCACAAACAGGCAGGCTGAACAGCCGCTTGCTTAGCCTCGAACCTCATCAGATATTGGACTTGCAGGAATACCTGTTAGTGATCCGCCCTAACATATTGGCTGAACGCATGGCCGAGCGTCCAGGCAGAAAGCCCGACAGTTACAAGGCTGCAGAAGACATCCATCGTCTTTTTATCAGTATGAATAGCCTTGATGATATCAAAAACAGCCTTTTACACCTGAACTATGCTTTGCGCAAGATCAACCCGAAGTATAAGCATGGGATGCAGGTCAGACAAAGCGTGATAACGGAATGGCTGAAAGAAAAGAACCTGCGGACCGTTCAATACATGGCGGGCCACCGCTACATCAGCAGCACCGAACGTTATAAAACGAATAACCTGGAGGACCTGAAAGATGCGCTTAAAAAGTTCCACCCGCTTAAGCTTTCCTGA
- a CDS encoding relaxase/mobilization nuclease domain-containing protein gives MIVHILPPADGFPAVSYNTDKVDTNKGELMKVANFGALQGLMNVRPEDYKNHLAMVSATNKHVKRPQFHVVISAEGRTYDKYQLTAIAEEWLAQMGYEKQPYLIIFHKDTANNHIHLVTARIDHTGKKISDRFEKIRAVETLNRVLGIDARHSAKSDIENALAFRFATEAQFRMILESKGYILRERDRLYEVIKFGKLQETIGSILIIDRLTKDADQQRKIQLKAWFHKYAAVHNTALEKGRKGYQSEFAAIMKVKFGVELIFHASGDKLPYGYSVIDHSGKNVFKGGEIMPLKELLAIRVSESAAKENPRVRYENNGNQLNYYASLLKAAMYNYPDLTQGLQHQGLVIIKDENGFTLHDPAGGIFINTSELLNENQQQAMANHFGSEHLQRNHPAIPGINLASDVDDDAVLGMKRRRKKKARTNLR, from the coding sequence ATGATCGTTCATATTCTGCCGCCTGCGGATGGCTTTCCAGCCGTTAGCTATAATACCGATAAGGTTGATACCAATAAGGGCGAGTTGATGAAGGTTGCGAACTTTGGTGCTTTGCAGGGTCTGATGAATGTGCGGCCGGAGGATTATAAAAACCATCTGGCAATGGTATCGGCTACGAATAAGCATGTCAAAAGGCCGCAGTTCCATGTGGTCATTTCAGCCGAAGGCCGCACTTATGACAAATACCAACTGACCGCTATCGCCGAGGAATGGCTCGCGCAAATGGGTTATGAAAAGCAACCCTACCTGATCATCTTTCATAAGGATACCGCTAATAACCACATCCATTTGGTGACCGCGCGCATCGACCATACCGGTAAAAAGATCAGCGACCGATTTGAGAAGATCAGAGCGGTGGAAACGCTGAACCGCGTATTGGGTATTGATGCCAGGCATAGCGCTAAAAGCGATATTGAAAATGCGTTGGCCTTCCGGTTTGCTACAGAGGCACAATTCCGCATGATCCTGGAAAGCAAGGGCTATATTTTGCGGGAGCGAGATCGGCTGTACGAGGTGATCAAATTCGGTAAGTTACAGGAAACCATCGGGTCGATTTTAATAATCGACAGATTAACTAAGGATGCCGACCAGCAGCGCAAAATACAGTTAAAAGCCTGGTTTCATAAATATGCAGCTGTCCATAATACCGCCTTAGAAAAAGGCCGCAAGGGCTACCAGTCCGAATTCGCTGCTATAATGAAAGTCAAATTCGGCGTTGAACTGATATTTCACGCTTCCGGCGACAAACTGCCTTATGGCTATTCCGTGATCGATCATTCCGGTAAAAATGTTTTTAAGGGCGGTGAGATCATGCCTTTAAAGGAATTATTAGCCATACGTGTTTCAGAAAGCGCTGCAAAAGAAAACCCACGCGTTCGGTACGAAAACAACGGGAATCAGCTGAACTATTATGCGTCATTATTGAAAGCGGCTATGTACAATTACCCTGATCTGACACAGGGGTTACAGCACCAGGGTTTGGTCATCATTAAAGACGAAAATGGCTTTACCCTGCATGATCCGGCAGGCGGGATTTTTATCAATACTTCGGAATTGCTCAACGAAAACCAGCAGCAAGCAATGGCGAATCACTTTGGCAGCGAACATCTACAACGGAATCATCCGGCAATACCCGGTATCAATCTGGCTTCAGACGTTGATGATGATGCAGTGTTAGGGATGAAACGCCGCCGAAAGAAAAAAGCAAGAACCAATCTCCGCTGA